CTTGGAAAGGGGTGGAGCATTGGTGTTTAGCTATGTAGCATGGATAACCCTGTCTATTTTTATCTATAAGCATAAAAATACTTTACTGATACTCCTTATACCAATCCAATACTTGTTAAATTTATTCAAGTCTTGAGTATATATAATTACTTACTGGAAATGTATATGTCACTTCTTGGACATTCCTGGAGATGCATTGGGCACTCAGATGTTAGAATAATACCTCTCTTTTAATAGAGACCTTTGCAGGATAATGGAAAAAGTCAATGTATAATTGACGGGATTGTTGTTGTATTTTGATCTCTTGCCAAGAGGCCCATGACTTTACCATGCTAATTTCAGTCATGCCATTTAAAACTGATGCAATGCTCTCTCTCACCACAGTTTATCTGAGGCTTAGGAAACATTGTCTGTAGGAATAATTGCTATTGCATactatacaaattaaattaaaaaggaagTAAAACTCTGTGTAAGCTAGATTATAGTAATTATTACGGTGGAAAGTTAATTCCGTACTGATTTAGCTTAAAATGCTCAATTGTTTCTTGCAGTCTTGGACAAAGTGAGAGTTAGCTTATTCTTGTTGCTAGTTAGGGAGGACAGTTTTGACTATTGTAATCAGTCTGCTGTATAGCTtgacaaaatttagcaattCACAAATACCCAGGTGTTGCAAAATGAAAACATAACcattattttacaacatattAACATCACTGTTGTCTATTAGATGGTCCATGATCTAATCATAgtaattcaaaatttggcaaCTATACTCAATATTGCTCATGTTTCCCTCCTCTTATAATGATCAAGACCTCAACCTTTTCATTGTaggatacttataaaaaaaaaaaccttttcatTGTAggataaaaatatttcaattgaacaaatatttgttgaaagttattcatattttaagggttttttttttttttttgaaatttttttgggatataTCCTTAAGAGTTAAACCAGTCAGAGAACTACTTCATGAATTTTGGAACTCTGAGAACAAAGCATAGGTAGAAGACTAATATGAAGGCATACTTTGGTCAAGATAAGgggggattttttttcttttataaatatagGTGGAATTTACATTGCCTCAGAAAGCATGCGAATGATTGTCTTgcttacacaatttttttcttaggtgattttttttcttttacaattgaCAGGCAAACTTCAAGATTCTAGTTAAACAGTGCCTAATGCACAAGCATACAGATGTTGACTTCAACATATGTAACTTTTTTCAATGAAGTAGAATCACAGTTGtaacatttctttttgttttcaaaatgaaaaggtCGAGGTCACCTCTGATGTATAGCAATGTGTTTACTGCAGGTATTGAGGTGATTCTAAAGCAAGTTTGAAAAGGGAATGCTTGCGATTCTCAAGTCTAGGCATCGTCCCAGCATGTATGACATTTTGGAGTAGGCCaagcctcctcctcctctttaAAGTTTGAGAAGTAAAACAGCAACAGGAATGGGATGTCTTTTTAGACTTCTTGATGCTACAAATTGTAAATACATTCATGTTGTCAAAAATGTATGCTCCCAGTTATATCTGGTAGTGTAGACAATCCCATTTCAATTTAAGCTTTTAACTTTAAACATGGCTGCTTGTTAAGGGTCCAAATCCATGGCTTTTAATGTACTACCCTTGATCTTTGGTTATAGTGCTTGTAAATATCTCATCTTTATATCCCTTTGCACTGAATGTTTTCTGGTCTGTTCAATTATCGataatctgatttttagctaaGCATGGATTTCGTCTCTGTTTGGGAACATCTTATGTACCAAAATGTACCGAAATAGTCCATAGTACTGAAATCTACACAAATCTCTCCTTCCAGAGCATCATTGAAATGGTTCAAAGTGAACTAAATGGATTGAAATTGACCGAATGGACTAAAATGAATCGAATAGACCAAAGTGAACTGAATGGACCAGAATGAATCGAAGTGGATTGTATATATCAAATGGACATAAATGAATAGAATAGATTGAATTGCTGCACTAATGTGGCTCAACAAgagcataataataataaatgtaacacttcaattatatatgtgtgtggaaATTTTAGATGATTTTGTTACATAAACATCTTAGATTAGTGTGTTTACattaaggaaaattaaaattttctacctTAAATTTTGGACTATTTTATTACATAGCCGTCTTAAATTTGCACGATTGACACCCCTATTTGAAAGAACTGTATAACATTCCCAGCCATCTAAATTAGCCTGATTAGGCAGCAATAACTGAGTTAGAAATTGGGTATAATTACAAACATACTCTTATTAGTTGCAATGAAAAATCCCAAAGTTTGcctaattttaattattgacTTAGATAGGGGTTGGTTCTCCTAAACTAGGGTGAGATTGAGTAAATTGATAGTTGGGAGAGGGGGCAttgagaattttaaattttttgatataatTGGAAGGGCAAAGTTTTCCTTAGAACCAACTAAGAAAAATCTCCTCCAACTTATTATTTTAGTGACTCATAAAACTCTTTacatgtaaaaataaatttaaaaatacatgtaGATGATCTTATTGAATCTCTTGTAATGTGTTAGAAGAATTTTTCTCAAACtaaactttttaataattttctcgagacaaacataaagaaacatgaATTCAAGAGTTACGTGCCAAATGAACCTTAGACATTTGTACATCTCTTTTTGCGCCACATTCGATATACCCTATATGCAGCaaaatcttttccaaaaataaaaaataaaatgcagatATGCTGAATTAAATTTAAACCCCCCTTTCTACTTCCCAGTTCCCACATAAAGTcacaaaattcaaacatgaCCCCAGAAAACCTGCTTCATCGTCTTCCATCAACCCAGAAATGCACCTTCGGCTGCCCAGTCCTAGACCGCTGTCTCGGCGGTGGCATCCCTTGCAACTCAATAACTGAGCTCGTCGCCGAGAGCGGTTGTGGCAAGACCCAACTCTGTCTCCAATTAGTTCTCTCCGCCCAGCTCCCACCCTCTCTCGGCGGCCTCTCCGCTTCTTCTCTCTACATCCACACCGAGTTCTCTTTCCCTTCTCGCCGCCTCCACCAACTTTCCCATGCCTTTATTTCTTCACACCCAAGAATTTTCAATAATGATCCCTGTGATCGTATATTTGTTCATGCTGTATATTCTGCAGACCAACTGTTTGATATAATGCCTAAGATAGAGTCTTTCCTTGAAAACATGAATGCCCAGTTACCGGTTAAGCTCATTGTGATTGATTCCATTGCGGCATTGTTTCGTTCCGAATTTGAGAACACCCCAATTGAGCTTAAGCGGAGGTCGTCGCTGTTTTTTAAGATTTCAGGGAAATTGAAGTCGTTGGCGAAGAGGTTTGGTTTGGCTGTTGTGGTGACGAACCAGGTGGTGGATTTGATGGGGCATTCGGAGGGGATGAATGGGTTGAAGGTTGGGAATTTGGGTTCTTTGGTTTCGTCTGGAAGACGGGTTTGTCCTGCTTTGGGATTAGCGTGGGCTAATTGTGTGAATTCGAGGCTTTTCTTGTCGAGGAATGAGGAAGTCGTTGGAGAAGAAAATGGGTCGGTGGATGTGAGTGCTTGTGGAGGTGGTGATTTTCTCCCTAGGCAAACAATGCGGCGACTTCATGTTGTTTTCGCGCCTCATTTGCCTGATTCTTCTTGTCAGTTTGTGATCAGAAGAGAAGGGGTTTTTGGAGTTGAAAGATAGCAATATGCTTCTAAGAGGAATGGCATTACTTCAAGCTAGCTAGACATGtatagttttgagtttttgtacaCTTATTTAAGCGATGAGTTACAAACAGAATAGCAGCACGTATGGTAATTTTCATTCCTCTAAATTTTCAGTtctcaaattttgtgtttattacGAGTTGCTAAAGATTGATAGCAGTGGAGGtgattttgtttagattttataaacAAGTGTAAATTTGTAAACTATGTGAACTTTGGTGTTGTGTACTTTACATGGTGAAAAGTTCTTTTTAGatcaattgaaattttcttctctctttttatttattatttatttttctttcatattgCATGGTTTTTGAACTGATAGATTAGACTAGGTTGATCAGAGGGAGAAAACTATTATGATTCAACTTCTGGTTGCACATAGAATGTTACTGCATTGTTAACTTATGAAAGGTGCTTAAACCATATAGCTCACAATcttggttttaatttgattgaATGATGTCTTCGTTCTGATATTTGAATGTCCAATTTTAAGATTCTGCCCTTGCCAAAAAACTTTtcattgcttcttttttttcttagacaAAAGACAGAAATTTACTGATTAAAGAAAAGCTATTAAGCTGAGTTCCTATTTTCTTATAAGATAGGTAGTCACTAGGAGCAAGGAACTTCCAAGGCTTAAGACTTTCCATTTACCTGCATAGAGTATTTGGAGTATCAATTCCTTTATCTGGTGTCATAAAAGAGGAATTTTCTAATTTACATGTGGGATTTGTAGCTGGAATTTGGAGATCACAAAAATCAGCTCTGAATCCCAGCTAAATAGGTGCAATTTTACAATTTCAGGCAATGTTATGTGGGATTTTCTTTTTGCTGGGTGTGCCAATGAATCAGAAACCTACACACGCTATTTCTCTATTTCATGctcatttcttttatttccagttttttttttggtaaacattCTTTTATATCCAGTTGCTCCTAGGACTCATTCACTCTTCAAGTTCAAGGTAAGATATCACTCTCTATTCAAATGTCCATACTCatctctttccctctcccttTTTCTACCTGTCAATCTGATACCGCATCTCTTTATATGGCTCTGTGATCCATCAACTCCAATTTTCTAAGCTTTTGAATTCATTTGGGTAGTGTGTTttcctctattttttgtttgtgggtaTTTGATTATGGGTCTGGTCAATTTATGTccttagggcatacattaatcatttattttaggaaattttttgtggaaaattgaaaaagctgtcaaaaaagttgttcactttttcattttctcaaaaaaaatttcctaaaatgattttaaaatgtATGTCATGAGAGCACATGTTAGTAAAACCCTTTGATTGTGGAAAATTTCAGTGACCCATTTATGAGTTCATCTAGTTATTGTGTGGAGATTTTTTCATTGCATTAAGCACTGATTTGTTAAACTTCTGGGACGGATTTGACCAAAACATAGTTGCATGTATTATTTCCAAAGTATAACTGCATGTATGATTGCTGGGTTAATTATacttacataaaaaaatgattgcTGGGTTAATTATGATTTTATGTCAGTTCtactttggattttttatttgctgggttattttttatgtttgccTTTTAATCAGTTTACTCATCTCCTCTGTCATCCCTCTGCTCATCTATCTATTTGTTCATGAGTGCCCCTTAATTTGTTTGTCCTTAGTAAGTTTGGGTGCCGTAACCTTAGATCTCTTTGTGGTGCTGTGGCTTGGTTTGTTGGTTTTGCTTTGGAGAGAAATCTCTTTTAAGGTGCTGTACAGAAATTTTAGTGTTTTCTTTGCATCTATGATTGAGAGCTATTTGAGTGTCTTGGGGTTCTAGATTTTGTTAAAGTACTTTTACACCATCTTTGTATCTCCAaatttgttaatgaaattttcttctCATCACCTCCTGTGGACTTGGCCAAAGGCCTGACTGCGTAAATTCTTAGTGAtacttgtttatttttcttttagcttTCTTTGTTCCATTTGTTTGGAGATCTTTCTCAAGGGCAttatattttcacaatcaatcTTGATATGTAAGGTTCCGTTTTAATAACATCAATCATGTGTCAAAACATATATTAATCCCAAAATGATGCTTCTACTTTTTTGTGAGAGTGAGCTGCAAAAGGTTGGCTGTTTGGACAGATCACAGATGAGAAGAGATGCAACCAACAAGACCAATAAATTTGGAGTTCTCACTTCTCTCATTAGACGACTCAGATCTGTTTCGGCCATGGTGTATAATCAAAGCAAGACAAAGGGGGTCACCGATCTGCTCAGATCTAAACTTTGGCTCCAGGAAACTCATTACTTGTGGACAAGCTTGATTCTAAAGAAACAGTAGAATGACCCTTCTTTATGTCTAAGAGGCCATTCTTCGGGTACAATAATGACAGGAAACTTTAGTAACCTTATCCAATAATAGTATTGAAAATGACGTCTAAACTTGCTCTTAATCTTGTccaataattttgaaatgaatggcTTAAAATGCATACAATGATATGAAATTTAGTAAGCTTAAGTGCACTGGTAATTAAAATAGAAGGGTTAGTACATTAACTATGTTGAGTCAACAAAGGTTCTTCACAATAATCTGATTGTCCAGAATCTAAATTAAgttgaaaaattttaatcacAGTATATGAAATCAATGATATAAATGTGTTTAAGCATGATGTTTCATAAATGCATAGCAGTGTCCTAGACGTTGCTTTTAAGCATGCTGTTTCTTCTAGGTATTGTGTGTGCAGATTGTTCCATGGAATTTAGCACTGATTTGAACTTATGGGGCAGATATGACCAAAACAAAGTTGCATAGGCCGTTACCAAAGTAGAGTTGCATGTATAGATTTGGccaaaacaaagttctatatACCTCATACAAATACAAAGTCCCCTCCCTCAAATACAAAGTTTGAGGTTGCGCCTAAAAACAAAGAGAAGTTTCTCTTATCTGGAATTGCaacaccttttttttccccGATAATTACAACAATGAGAGAGGGAGATTGGAACTCTagttttcttaataaaaaatcatataaaaacataaaatatgaaTAAAGGTATTGTGGGTGTAAGAAAATATTGATTTAGTAGTAGGTCATATGTTTGACACTTTGACCCCTATCTTTCACGTTATTAAAATCtaggctatttttttttaatgttgattTACCATTTTAATgtcttcttttgaaaattattatgtcaatggtaaaaacttaaaagagaagaaatttgGTGGCTCTATGCTCACTTGGGTTCCTAGAGTCTTTTGGAACCAGTTGAGACTCTTGATACTGTTTGAGAGGTCATTGGAAAACTAGTGATGTGTAATTCATTGAGATTAATCCGTTTGGTAGCGGTGTTTAAATATTGGtgtttaaaatgatgtgaaaacgtggtttaaaaagtgttgtaaaaaaaatatttaaaatgttcatagtacaaaaaatatgtttggtactATATTTCAAATAGCATattataaaatgtaaaaaaacacaattatgTGTTAGGTATGTGTATAGACCAAGAATAATAGGCCCACCCCTTGGGCCGTGTTGGGTTTCGTGTCCACTAGGACAATCTCGGCCCAAAATAGGCCTACATAACCGAGCAGCTAGAGAAGTATCCGAGATATACCAAGAACAAGAGATAATGCCTTAGGAGAATCTGCCTGCTGGGCAATAAAACCAAGCGTCAGACACAAGTTACTAAGGGGTCACCTCAACAGTAGGAGGTGGGTCCCCCCCTGACACATGATATGATACGGAGGAATAGTAGCCAAGACTGAAGGAACCACCCAAGCTTTGTAAGTAGAGGGACCTACTGACACACCAAATATTCCTCCATCATGACTACCACATTCAAAGAAGGGTATAAATAGGGAGGGAGGGATAAGAAAAAGGGATTGGAACAAAAATAGGGTTGAGACACacgagagaagagagagagaactctGTCTTGGGGAGAAGAAAGTCTTGTTTGGACTTAAGAGAGGGAGCTTGGCTATTTGATAACCTCTACGGCCAAGCTGAAACTAAAGTAGTTCAGTACTTAGGCAGGGGCGGCCCAACATAATTTGGGGCCTAAGGTGAAAAATTTATG
This genomic stretch from Castanea sativa cultivar Marrone di Chiusa Pesio chromosome 1, ASM4071231v1 harbors:
- the LOC142622190 gene encoding DNA repair protein XRCC3 homolog; amino-acid sequence: MTPENLLHRLPSTQKCTFGCPVLDRCLGGGIPCNSITELVAESGCGKTQLCLQLVLSAQLPPSLGGLSASSLYIHTEFSFPSRRLHQLSHAFISSHPRIFNNDPCDRIFVHAVYSADQLFDIMPKIESFLENMNAQLPVKLIVIDSIAALFRSEFENTPIELKRRSSLFFKISGKLKSLAKRFGLAVVVTNQVVDLMGHSEGMNGLKVGNLGSLVSSGRRVCPALGLAWANCVNSRLFLSRNEEVVGEENGSVDVSACGGGDFLPRQTMRRLHVVFAPHLPDSSCQFVIRREGVFGVER